One genomic window of Elaeis guineensis isolate ETL-2024a chromosome 2, EG11, whole genome shotgun sequence includes the following:
- the LOC105045704 gene encoding uncharacterized protein: protein MPRPGPRPYECVRRAWHSERHQPIRGSLIQEIFRVANEIHSPATRRNKEWQEKLPFVVLKAEEIMYSKANSEAEYMDLKTLRDRANDAIDTIIRKDETTESGDLLQPCIEAALNLGCIPRRASRSQRHSNPGCYLSSATKDVTATPLKLPDNSKNNCGSSSNNMAQLGSSGHLLPPPPPPADQVSASQFASWRAFLKPIDVNPAGISEVKSVNPDASRKHEDSFTIANPELHHPWTHSPLSCQDRMPNPMDTSTWPSLVHVYPLFYGHNQPKAGARLSHQRPQESPCSVVRATMPGVLPLDEAEAGYMQNINPGSRNAIDSLKQVSNFIEAPEEPPRTCCDLSLRLGLPSPPSLGADHAWTNEAEDVGSSSSCDGSKFCDPSPKRTRAWSLESSFSPPKDHGFDFPPVECVDEPAESCSSKWSSEGEGTLYVEAFDKCKATTGGPFHDGYFYRRQNI, encoded by the exons ATGCCGAGACCAGGGCCGAGACCGTACGAGTGTGTGCGGCGAGCCTGGCACAGCGAGAGGCACCAGCCCATAAGAGGATCTCTCATCCAAGAAATCTTCAg GGTGGCGAACGAAATACACAGCCCCGCCACCCGCAGGAACAAGGAATGGCAGGAGAAGCTCCCCTTCGTCGTTCTCAAGGCCGAGGAGATTATGTACTCCAAAGCCAACTCTGAG GCGGAGTACATGGACCTGAAGACGCTGCGGGACCGAGCCAACGACGCCATCGATACCATCATTCGCAAGGATGAAACTACGGAGAGTGGAGACCTCTTGCAGCCCTGTATAGAAG CGGCACTTAATCTGGGCTGCATTCCTAGAAGAGCTTCGAGGAGCCAGCGCCACAGCAACCCCGGATGCTATTTGAGCTCTGCCACCAAAGACGTCACAGCTACCCCGCTTAAGCTCCCAGATAACAGCAAGAACAACTGtggcagcagcagcaacaacatGGCTCAGCTAGGATCTTCTGGCCATCTCTTGCCACCACCACCACCGCCTGCCGACCAGGTTTCTGCTTCTCAGTTTGCATCCTGGCGTGCCTTCTTAAAGCCCATCGATGTGAATCCTGCTGGCATTTCTGAGGTCAAGTCCGTCAATCCAGATGCTTCTCGCAAGCATGAGGATTCCTTCACTATTGCTAATCCCGAGCTTCATCACCCCTGGACGCATTCTCCACTCTCTTGCCAAGATAGAATGCCAAACCCTATGGATACCTCTACCTGGCCGAGTTTGGTTCATGTGTATCCCTTGTTCTACGGCCACAACCAACCCAAAGCAGGTGCGCGGCTGTCTCATCAGAGGCCTCAGGAATCCCCTTGTAGCGTGGTTCGAGCCACGATGCCTGGTGTTCTGCCCCTTGACGAGGCTGAGGCAGGCTATATGCAGAACATTAATCCTGGTAGTAGAAATGCCATAGATTCTTTGAAGCAAGTTTCAAACTTCATTGAAGCACCGGAGGAACCACCACGTACTTGTTGTGATTTGTCGTTGCGTTTGGGGCTGCCTTCACCTCCATCCCTGGGTGCAGATCATGCATGGACCAATGAGGCTGAGGATGTGGGCTCAAGCAGTTCCTGTGACGGGAGCAAGTTCTGTGATCCATCTCCTAAAAGAACCAGAGCGTGGAGCTTAGAGAGTTCATTTTCGCCTCCAAAAGATCATGGCTTTGATTTCCCCCCGGTAGAATGTGTGGATGAGCCAGCAGAGTCATGCTCAAGTAAGTGGAGTTCGGAAGGCGAAGGCACATTGTATGTTGAGGCTTTTGATAAGTGCAAAGCAACTACCGGTGGTCCTTTCCATGATGGATACTTCTACCGGAGGCAAAATATTTAG